The Cohnella abietis genome has a segment encoding these proteins:
- a CDS encoding DeoR/GlpR family DNA-binding transcription regulator yields MSLLAEERKKIILQELDDTGKVEVILLSKRLQVSNETIRRDMDVLEELGKLKRVYGGAVKIAHKDGEPAYNLRRVMNYAEKQAIGRQASELLKDGDTIFLDTGTTVLELARSIAGKKRITIITNSLPAVHVLVESLNQEQFTGQVILLGGEISPKQQSISGLMSHEMLQNFYVDKAFLSVGGISPLHGITDFDMNESLTSRMAAKRANEVIVLADHSKIGGNAFCHIAPIEVADMIISDQDPPVSWIEDLATHDITWIKVSLPE; encoded by the coding sequence ATGTCTCTCTTAGCGGAAGAAAGAAAGAAAATTATTTTACAAGAACTAGACGATACGGGTAAGGTCGAGGTCATTCTTCTCTCCAAGCGTTTGCAGGTTTCCAACGAAACCATACGCCGAGATATGGACGTCCTAGAGGAGTTAGGTAAATTAAAGAGGGTGTATGGCGGAGCTGTGAAAATTGCTCACAAAGACGGTGAGCCTGCGTATAACCTTCGTAGAGTTATGAATTATGCCGAGAAGCAAGCGATCGGTCGTCAAGCCTCGGAACTCTTGAAAGATGGCGACACCATTTTTCTGGATACGGGGACAACGGTTCTTGAATTGGCTCGTAGTATTGCGGGCAAGAAGCGGATTACGATTATTACGAATTCCCTTCCTGCTGTCCATGTATTAGTTGAGTCATTAAACCAGGAGCAGTTTACAGGACAGGTGATTCTTCTTGGCGGCGAAATTTCTCCGAAGCAGCAATCGATCAGCGGACTCATGAGTCATGAGATGCTTCAAAATTTTTACGTGGACAAAGCATTTCTGTCCGTCGGAGGGATCTCGCCCTTGCATGGTATAACGGACTTCGATATGAACGAATCTCTCACTTCCAGAATGGCGGCAAAACGTGCCAACGAGGTTATCGTGCTGGCTGATCATAGCAAAATCGGAGGCAACGCCTTTTGCCACATTGCACCGATAGAGGTAGCCGACATGATTATTTCTGATCAAGATCCGCCTGTTTCGTGGATAGAAGACCTGGCCACCCATGATATTACATGGATAAAAGTGTCCTTGCCCGAATAA
- a CDS encoding histidinol phosphate phosphatase domain-containing protein: protein MKADFHIHLEEGPYSAGWLKRTFESIATFTDCEWKPHSIEWMQEVFRQLENRIHKGAYTSEWLDLYLKQAQNAGLKKVGIVDHLYRFTEYKTYYEKYIDLSDTPLGTLQRKWLDQVCVASVDSFVTCIQNEKEKWLRNGIELYLGIEADYFPGCESELDLILSSQPYDYVIGSVHFIDGWGFDNPATESRFELFDLETLYDRFFKVVGQAIRSELFDIVAHLDNLKAFRYRPDEQRLLPIYKQIAELLVEHNIATEINAGMVYRYPIKEMCPSPAFLNILSAKGVSIMTSTDAHYPENLGSYTNQQLNMLKEVGFKETVTFKARQRNRHILV from the coding sequence ATGAAAGCAGATTTTCACATTCACCTTGAAGAAGGACCGTACTCTGCAGGGTGGCTGAAGCGCACGTTTGAAAGTATTGCCACATTTACCGATTGCGAATGGAAGCCTCATTCGATCGAGTGGATGCAGGAAGTATTCCGCCAACTGGAAAATCGGATTCATAAGGGAGCTTATACTTCGGAATGGCTTGATCTGTATTTAAAGCAAGCCCAGAACGCAGGGTTGAAAAAGGTAGGTATTGTCGATCACCTCTATCGGTTCACCGAATATAAAACGTATTATGAAAAATATATTGATCTATCGGACACGCCACTTGGCACATTGCAGAGAAAATGGCTTGATCAGGTGTGCGTCGCTTCGGTTGATTCATTCGTAACCTGTATTCAAAACGAGAAAGAAAAATGGCTGCGTAATGGGATAGAACTTTATTTGGGTATTGAAGCTGATTACTTTCCAGGCTGCGAAAGCGAGCTGGATCTTATTTTATCTTCTCAGCCTTATGATTACGTGATCGGCTCAGTCCATTTTATCGATGGATGGGGCTTCGATAATCCGGCTACGGAAAGCCGGTTTGAACTATTCGATCTAGAAACCTTATATGATCGGTTCTTCAAGGTGGTCGGACAAGCTATTCGCTCAGAGTTGTTTGATATTGTCGCCCATCTGGATAATTTGAAAGCTTTCCGCTATCGCCCCGACGAACAACGATTGCTGCCGATTTATAAGCAGATTGCAGAGCTGCTGGTTGAACATAATATAGCCACGGAAATCAACGCCGGGATGGTCTACCGATATCCGATCAAGGAAATGTGTCCAAGTCCCGCTTTTCTAAATATTTTGTCCGCCAAGGGCGTTTCGATTATGACTTCAACGGATGCGCATTATCCGGAGAATCTAGGCAGTTATACCAATCAGCAGTTGAACATGCTTAAAGAAGTAGGTTTTAAAGAAACGGTTACCTTTAAGGCTCGACAACGGAATAGGCATATATTGGTATGA
- a CDS encoding S-layer homology domain-containing protein, with translation MTRHRWNQPLKLILATLVATSIWSAAGAPQHASAASSDVQQLTQNRAKQDILAKWLQYRPMDMVKAGYTSEDGIYNTDAIYKQAPQLIAPYSPGKLKPQYIEDGINAANFVRYLAGVPDDLVADSSLEQQQQTGALLNAVNKQLSHHPVQPADMSQSQFDLGYKATSSSNLFLGSNTFYDNVLGYMSDSDASNIDRVGHRRWIINPTMKKTMFGMVYADMSYGYPVPFATMSAFNSERNPSEVSYDYVAWPSAGYFPQEVFSPNDAWSVSLNTSRYDKSHTNDIRVELVRERDERKWSFNASDTDREGKFFNVDTGGYGGIPYSIIFRPDGIEEFAEDDTFSVSITGVYGRDGQAQEIHFQTTMFEMLPHFTANAPIKLHVGETIQLRLESGTQTSDNLFVSSNSSIVSIDAQGRITGIRKGEAYVSVDRYIGDPKSKIVTLRVSGNGDEKVSTWAQGAYLKAKGNGLIPMDFDLNYQRPISRITFTGMAVRMLEIVMKQDIVENQVLHNDINSTPFRDVSDWAVNWANKNGIISGTSATTFSPDATITREQAAKLLLNVYDKALNMKKGAGSSVNATSGGIATATPFADDNLISPWAKNVVYEAVRLNLLQGTDSTHFDPHGKLTHEQTYVILERVFELIEG, from the coding sequence ATGACTCGCCACCGATGGAACCAACCGCTCAAGCTCATACTCGCCACACTCGTTGCAACGTCAATCTGGTCAGCAGCCGGAGCACCGCAACACGCCTCTGCCGCCTCCAGTGATGTACAGCAGTTAACGCAAAACCGCGCGAAGCAGGACATTTTAGCCAAATGGCTGCAATACCGCCCCATGGACATGGTGAAGGCCGGCTATACATCTGAGGACGGAATATACAATACGGATGCAATTTATAAGCAAGCCCCTCAGTTAATTGCACCGTATTCTCCAGGCAAGCTCAAACCTCAATATATTGAAGATGGCATTAATGCAGCAAATTTCGTTCGCTACCTCGCAGGAGTTCCGGACGACCTAGTAGCAGATTCATCGTTGGAACAGCAGCAGCAAACTGGTGCGCTTCTGAATGCGGTCAACAAACAACTTTCCCATCATCCAGTTCAGCCAGCCGATATGAGCCAATCGCAATTTGATCTTGGATACAAAGCGACGAGCTCAAGTAACTTATTCCTGGGCAGCAATACTTTTTACGATAACGTGCTTGGCTATATGTCGGACAGTGATGCATCGAATATTGATCGTGTAGGGCATCGCCGCTGGATCATCAATCCGACAATGAAGAAGACGATGTTCGGCATGGTGTATGCGGACATGTCGTATGGGTATCCAGTTCCGTTTGCCACGATGTCCGCGTTCAATAGTGAACGTAATCCGAGCGAAGTAAGCTACGATTATGTCGCGTGGCCTTCGGCGGGCTATTTTCCACAAGAAGTATTCTCCCCGAATGATGCTTGGTCAGTGTCGTTAAATACGAGCCGTTATGACAAGTCGCACACTAATGACATTCGGGTCGAATTGGTGCGGGAACGCGACGAACGCAAATGGTCGTTTAATGCAAGTGATACGGATAGAGAAGGGAAATTTTTTAATGTAGACACTGGCGGGTATGGCGGCATCCCCTATTCGATTATTTTCCGACCTGACGGGATAGAGGAGTTCGCAGAAGACGATACGTTCAGTGTCTCCATTACAGGCGTGTACGGTCGTGATGGTCAGGCGCAGGAAATCCATTTTCAGACGACGATGTTCGAGATGCTACCACACTTCACAGCAAACGCTCCGATAAAATTGCATGTAGGCGAAACGATTCAGTTACGCTTAGAATCGGGCACACAAACGAGCGATAACTTGTTTGTGAGTTCCAATTCATCGATCGTATCGATTGATGCACAAGGACGGATTACGGGAATCCGTAAGGGAGAAGCCTATGTAAGCGTGGACCGTTATATCGGAGATCCAAAATCCAAAATAGTAACACTGCGGGTAAGTGGGAATGGGGATGAGAAAGTTAGCACGTGGGCGCAGGGCGCTTACTTGAAGGCTAAAGGAAACGGTCTAATCCCAATGGATTTCGATCTCAATTATCAGCGGCCGATTTCACGGATAACGTTCACAGGAATGGCGGTGCGGATGCTCGAGATTGTCATGAAGCAGGATATTGTTGAAAATCAAGTGCTCCACAACGATATCAACTCCACTCCGTTCCGTGACGTTAGCGATTGGGCAGTCAATTGGGCAAACAAAAATGGGATTATTAGCGGCACGTCGGCTACGACGTTCTCGCCTGACGCGACGATTACGAGAGAGCAGGCGGCGAAGCTATTGTTGAACGTGTACGATAAGGCGCTTAACATGAAGAAAGGCGCAGGAAGCTCGGTGAACGCGACGAGCGGCGGTATTGCAACGGCTACACCATTTGCAGACGACAACCTTATCTCACCATGGGCGAAAAACGTAGTTTACGAAGCTGTTCGATTGAATTTGTTGCAAGGAACGGACAGCACCCACTTTGACCCGCATGGCAAACTTACGCATGAACAAACGTACGTGATCTTGGAGCGCGTGTTTGAGCTCATCGAAGGATAA
- a CDS encoding metallophosphoesterase family protein gives MSMSKLVFNKEGTFKIVQFTDIHLKDGIEPDKDVRTLALMERIVETEKPDLIVFTGDLISSDDVDDQKTTFRRAIQCATNSDIPFAVIYGNHDSEKGVTRMDLQNILSEFDNCISETGPAHIHGVGNYTVTVQHSTEDQAAAVLYFFDSGEYAPDSIGGYAWIHPDQIHWYADQSRQVTGKNEGPLPGLAFLHIPLPEYDAVWQFGTMAGRKGEEVCCPKINSGLFAAFLEAGDVMGVFAGHDHDNDYVGVLHGISLVYGRVTGYNTYGELQRGARVITLHEGKREFQSWIRSENDSIV, from the coding sequence ATGAGTATGAGCAAGCTGGTATTTAATAAAGAGGGGACGTTTAAAATCGTCCAGTTTACCGATATCCACCTAAAGGATGGCATCGAACCGGATAAGGATGTCCGTACACTGGCTTTAATGGAGCGGATTGTGGAGACCGAAAAGCCGGATCTAATTGTTTTTACCGGCGATCTCATTTCCAGCGATGACGTTGACGATCAGAAAACGACTTTTCGCCGGGCTATACAATGCGCGACGAATTCCGATATTCCTTTCGCCGTAATTTACGGCAATCATGATTCGGAGAAGGGTGTTACAAGAATGGATTTACAAAACATCCTATCCGAGTTTGACAATTGTATTTCCGAGACTGGTCCGGCCCATATTCACGGTGTCGGCAATTATACGGTCACCGTGCAACATTCCACGGAGGATCAAGCTGCTGCCGTGCTCTACTTTTTTGATTCAGGAGAGTATGCGCCGGATAGCATTGGAGGATACGCTTGGATTCATCCCGACCAAATTCACTGGTATGCAGATCAATCCCGACAAGTCACAGGAAAAAATGAGGGGCCGCTGCCTGGGTTGGCTTTCCTGCACATTCCCCTCCCTGAATATGATGCGGTATGGCAATTCGGAACGATGGCAGGGAGAAAAGGCGAGGAAGTTTGCTGTCCGAAAATAAATAGTGGGTTGTTCGCGGCTTTTCTCGAGGCGGGCGACGTGATGGGGGTATTCGCCGGCCATGATCACGACAATGATTATGTAGGCGTTCTACATGGCATTTCACTCGTCTACGGTCGCGTTACGGGATACAACACATATGGCGAGTTACAGCGCGGCGCAAGAGTGATTACTCTTCACGAAGGAAAACGCGAATTCCAATCTTGGATTCGTTCGGAAAACGACAGCATTGTTTAA
- a CDS encoding extracellular solute-binding protein — protein sequence MWKKSLAVPLVAALFVTGCSSATSNEENTTATSDKPATWIADRTIKGLIFQDAGDISTYMNPEIAKVLKEKTGITLEIQGVTSEDSTQALAAGLAAGDLPDFIGFYLNNSGRPEMPILLKAAKEGMFADLTSSLKNTSIYSKYFQDGYLPTDAKTNIMFRPDFNGATYLVYTAISRNTGQIGKKYVGGPFVRKDIMDQLGIDPSTINTTEQVYDLAKKMKDGHFKDAHGKDIYPIGPTVWGGKDVNSLFNDLVWTGPTEEKFMKDEAGKIKFESQTDYGLERIAFIQKLLKEKLIHPEFFTMEENRSKEALINHSFGIVAEMHNYIPENNNMTYVPLGPINYVNGPYQMQVDYKSGGGGWSIPATTKNPEDIVKLADFLASREGKLLAQYGIEGRDYTLDAKGNPIAKQEVLDLKASNPAEAAKLGFRGVGNWWGEYLGYTDLDPKGDFGEDAYGDAASADTNKTPNEIIKLWDYDGKLKAAKIVDGLTPLSFIYDFDQGADLRQAIDNYNESLLRAYYSSDMQKARKIMDEAAARLDKYGLKEYVQFLENKESAEKVSIKF from the coding sequence ATTTGGAAAAAATCTCTTGCGGTTCCTCTTGTGGCTGCATTATTCGTGACGGGATGTTCATCCGCGACATCGAACGAGGAGAATACAACTGCTACATCGGACAAGCCTGCTACGTGGATCGCGGATCGTACCATTAAAGGACTAATTTTTCAGGATGCCGGCGATATTTCTACCTATATGAATCCCGAAATCGCTAAAGTGTTGAAAGAAAAAACGGGTATTACGCTTGAGATTCAAGGGGTGACATCGGAAGATTCTACGCAGGCGCTCGCCGCCGGTCTGGCTGCCGGCGATTTGCCGGATTTTATCGGATTTTATTTGAATAATAGCGGACGTCCGGAAATGCCTATTTTATTAAAAGCGGCCAAGGAAGGCATGTTCGCCGACTTGACCTCTTCTCTGAAAAACACGAGCATCTATAGCAAGTATTTTCAGGATGGCTATCTCCCGACCGATGCTAAGACCAATATTATGTTTCGTCCTGATTTCAATGGCGCTACTTATCTTGTCTATACGGCGATCTCCCGGAATACAGGGCAAATTGGAAAGAAGTATGTAGGCGGACCTTTCGTACGCAAAGATATTATGGATCAGCTTGGCATTGACCCGAGCACGATCAACACGACTGAGCAAGTCTATGATTTGGCGAAGAAAATGAAGGACGGCCACTTTAAGGATGCTCATGGTAAAGACATTTATCCGATTGGTCCTACAGTGTGGGGCGGTAAAGATGTGAATTCCCTGTTTAATGACTTGGTTTGGACAGGCCCGACCGAAGAGAAGTTTATGAAGGATGAAGCCGGAAAAATCAAATTCGAAAGCCAAACCGATTATGGTCTCGAACGCATTGCATTTATTCAAAAGCTGTTGAAAGAAAAGCTAATACATCCGGAATTTTTCACCATGGAGGAAAACCGTTCCAAGGAAGCTCTGATCAACCACAGCTTCGGAATTGTCGCGGAAATGCACAATTATATACCAGAGAACAATAATATGACTTACGTACCGCTTGGCCCTATCAACTACGTTAACGGCCCTTATCAAATGCAAGTCGATTATAAATCGGGCGGCGGCGGCTGGTCCATTCCCGCAACGACGAAAAATCCAGAGGACATTGTGAAGCTGGCGGATTTCCTAGCAAGCCGAGAGGGCAAGCTGCTGGCGCAATACGGCATTGAAGGACGAGATTACACGCTTGATGCCAAGGGTAATCCGATTGCGAAACAAGAAGTGCTTGATTTGAAAGCGAGCAATCCTGCTGAAGCTGCCAAGCTTGGATTCCGTGGCGTAGGCAATTGGTGGGGCGAGTATCTTGGCTACACGGATTTGGATCCGAAGGGCGATTTTGGTGAAGATGCTTATGGTGATGCAGCTTCCGCGGATACCAACAAAACGCCTAACGAAATCATTAAATTGTGGGATTATGACGGCAAACTGAAAGCCGCCAAAATTGTTGATGGACTCACGCCGCTTTCTTTTATATATGACTTTGATCAAGGTGCGGATTTGAGACAGGCTATAGACAACTACAATGAAAGTTTGTTAAGAGCCTATTACAGCAGCGATATGCAAAAAGCTCGTAAAATAATGGATGAGGCAGCTGCTCGGTTGGACAAATACGGCCTCAAAGAATATGTTCAATTTTTGGAAAATAAAGAGTCTGCGGAAAAAGTATCGATTAAATTTTAA
- a CDS encoding MATE family efflux transporter: MSKSSDLRKKSILAVAWPIFIEAMFGSLIGTVDTMMLSSYSDGAVAAVGLANQVLTVVGMMFGFVAVGTGVILNQWLGAGNLEGVDRVGRSALTLNLMIGLIASVGLLAYADVFLTLFRVPEDIMVEGVSYLSIVGSSVFMIALSMTLGTIIRCHGILKEMMLISLGLNVLHIFGNYLVLMEPFGLPNLGVEGVAVSTWITRALGVIAYLILCFRNLRYPIRFMNPFRFRRGNVGLIFKLGIPSAGEHVSYNLSQVVITYLITILGTTALTTKIYTQNITSFVFVFSMAIGQGTQIIVGHLIGAHQKEDAYHSGIRSLKLAFLISLAIGVFLYSLSSLLLGLFTNNAEILRLGKQIMLLSILLEPARACNMVLISSLNAAGDVKYPVVVGLVSMWAISVPLAYLFGIVFQLGLVGIWMAFAMDEWIRASMMLLRWRRRSWQSIKILAS, translated from the coding sequence ATGAGTAAATCTAGCGACCTACGAAAAAAGAGCATTCTTGCGGTAGCATGGCCAATCTTTATTGAAGCCATGTTCGGCTCGCTGATTGGAACTGTGGATACGATGATGCTGAGCAGTTACTCCGATGGCGCCGTGGCGGCTGTTGGGTTAGCCAATCAGGTTTTGACCGTAGTCGGTATGATGTTCGGATTTGTTGCCGTTGGTACAGGCGTAATTCTCAATCAGTGGCTTGGCGCAGGTAATCTGGAGGGTGTAGATAGGGTCGGAAGATCAGCATTGACTCTGAATTTGATGATCGGGTTAATCGCTAGCGTGGGATTACTTGCTTATGCCGATGTGTTTCTGACTCTCTTCAGGGTACCTGAAGATATCATGGTTGAGGGTGTCTCGTATTTATCTATCGTCGGCAGTTCAGTCTTCATGATCGCATTGAGCATGACTTTAGGTACGATTATACGGTGCCACGGTATTTTAAAGGAAATGATGCTCATCTCATTAGGGTTGAATGTGCTTCATATTTTTGGAAACTATTTAGTGTTAATGGAACCGTTCGGCTTACCGAATCTAGGCGTAGAAGGAGTGGCGGTCTCGACTTGGATTACTCGGGCGCTTGGGGTAATCGCTTATTTGATCCTATGCTTCAGAAACCTACGGTACCCCATACGTTTTATGAATCCTTTTAGATTTCGAAGAGGAAACGTTGGTCTTATTTTCAAATTAGGCATTCCTTCTGCAGGTGAACATGTTTCTTATAATCTTTCTCAGGTAGTCATCACTTACCTGATCACAATACTGGGCACCACTGCATTAACGACCAAGATTTATACCCAGAATATTACCTCCTTCGTTTTTGTTTTTTCGATGGCGATCGGCCAAGGAACGCAAATTATTGTCGGGCACCTGATTGGAGCTCATCAGAAAGAAGATGCCTATCATTCTGGTATTCGCAGCTTGAAACTAGCGTTTCTTATTTCTCTTGCGATCGGTGTTTTCCTCTATAGCCTGTCGAGTCTACTGCTTGGACTCTTTACTAATAACGCTGAGATCCTTCGGCTAGGTAAGCAGATCATGCTTCTGTCTATTCTACTGGAGCCGGCACGCGCTTGTAATATGGTGCTTATCAGTTCTCTGAATGCGGCCGGGGATGTTAAGTACCCTGTAGTTGTTGGTTTAGTGTCGATGTGGGCGATCAGCGTACCGTTAGCCTATTTATTCGGAATTGTATTTCAACTGGGGTTAGTAGGCATTTGGATGGCCTTTGCTATGGATGAATGGATAAGGGCCTCAATGATGCTACTTAGATGGAGGAGACGTTCCTGGCAAAGCATTAAGATTCTGGCGTCGTAG
- a CDS encoding 5' nucleotidase, NT5C type, with amino-acid sequence MKRIAIDMDEVMADTVATHLEWYNRDYHDNLHLTDLHGTTLIQLRPERIREIESYYDKENFFRELKVIEHSQEVIRELSQFYEIFITTAAMEVPASFKAKYEWLLEHFSFLDQMNFVFCGNKSVIHADYLIDDNVKQLDRFRGQGILYTASHNIFETGYVRVNNWHEVREFFVDKERLLDGMDIEREVK; translated from the coding sequence TTGAAACGCATAGCAATTGATATGGATGAAGTCATGGCGGACACTGTGGCTACACATTTGGAATGGTACAACAGGGATTATCATGATAACCTGCATCTAACGGATCTGCATGGAACTACACTGATACAACTAAGACCTGAGCGGATAAGAGAAATAGAAAGCTATTACGATAAAGAAAATTTCTTTCGTGAACTGAAAGTTATTGAACATAGTCAAGAGGTCATACGAGAGCTAAGTCAGTTTTATGAAATATTTATCACTACTGCTGCCATGGAGGTTCCTGCTTCCTTCAAAGCCAAGTACGAATGGCTACTTGAACACTTTAGCTTTCTTGATCAAATGAATTTTGTTTTTTGCGGAAACAAGAGCGTTATTCACGCTGATTATTTAATTGATGACAATGTAAAACAGCTTGATCGTTTTCGAGGGCAAGGCATTCTTTACACTGCGTCCCACAATATTTTTGAAACCGGGTACGTTAGGGTGAATAACTGGCATGAAGTGAGAGAGTTTTTCGTAGATAAAGAACGTCTGCTAGATGGTATGGATATAGAAAGGGAGGTTAAGTAA
- a CDS encoding carbohydrate ABC transporter permease: protein MNTSFYKAPWSERLLTIFNYLIILFVCLTIILPLLNIFALAFNSGADAQRGGIYIWPREWTFENFTEVFAQSQMTNGFIISLIRTVAGTISSVFLTAMAAYALTSRTLPGRGVIAFFIFFTMLFSGGMIPYYLVLKELHLTNTIWVYIVPSLYNVWNIMVMRTFFQQVPEGLEEAARMDGLNDFGIFFRIILPLSKPVIATMSLFNAVTHWNDWFTGTFFVRNPDIKPASTLLQEMLTTQKALSNALMKSSGSLSYEMVDRIQITGDSLKMATILLVVLPVILIFPFVQKHFTKGVSAGALKE from the coding sequence ATGAACACAAGCTTCTACAAAGCGCCATGGAGTGAACGTCTTTTAACCATTTTCAACTATTTGATCATCCTATTCGTTTGCCTGACTATCATTCTTCCATTGTTGAATATATTCGCTCTAGCTTTTAACAGCGGAGCCGATGCACAAAGAGGCGGCATTTATATATGGCCGAGAGAGTGGACGTTCGAAAATTTTACAGAAGTATTTGCCCAATCGCAAATGACGAACGGATTTATCATCTCTCTAATACGAACAGTAGCAGGCACGATATCTAGCGTTTTTCTTACGGCTATGGCGGCTTACGCCTTAACGAGCCGAACGCTGCCGGGGCGCGGCGTGATCGCCTTTTTTATTTTCTTCACGATGCTGTTCAGCGGTGGGATGATTCCGTATTATTTGGTGCTTAAGGAATTGCATCTGACGAATACGATATGGGTGTATATTGTTCCGAGCTTATACAACGTATGGAATATCATGGTCATGCGCACCTTCTTTCAGCAGGTTCCTGAAGGGCTTGAAGAAGCTGCACGAATGGACGGCTTGAACGACTTCGGTATTTTCTTCCGTATTATTCTGCCGCTTAGCAAGCCGGTTATTGCAACGATGTCCTTGTTTAATGCGGTTACACACTGGAATGATTGGTTCACAGGTACGTTCTTTGTGCGCAATCCAGATATTAAGCCCGCATCGACCTTGCTTCAAGAAATGCTTACTACGCAGAAGGCGCTTAGCAATGCGCTGATGAAATCTTCAGGCTCGTTATCGTACGAGATGGTGGATCGTATTCAAATAACAGGCGATTCGTTAAAAATGGCGACGATTTTGCTTGTCGTTCTGCCGGTCATTTTAATTTTCCCGTTTGTTCAAAAGCATTTTACAAAAGGCGTGTCTGCCGGAGCTTTAAAAGAATAG
- a CDS encoding ABC transporter permease codes for MLKWQRRIWLHRYIYIMLIPSIAFFIAFSYLPMTGLVLAFKEFTFKGGLYGGEWVGLRYFEKFFSDSQSMVFVKNTLIISSMKLFLALPFPIIFALQMNEIKNTRLRNVFQGIAYLPHFFSWVVVIGMIQRILAPDTGFLNQFIDSLGGDGSRFFMMEKASFYPIMFWSFIWKEIGWNSIIYFAAITGINPALYEAAKMDGAGKLRQIWHITLPGIRPTILILFILSLGSILSAGFDQIYLLKTPGNMELAETLDTYVVRVGMQDSQFGYASAVGMIQGVIGLVLVIAVNQLSRKKFNTSLW; via the coding sequence ATGTTGAAATGGCAGAGACGAATTTGGCTCCATCGTTATATTTACATCATGTTAATTCCAAGTATCGCCTTTTTTATTGCTTTTTCTTATTTGCCCATGACAGGACTTGTGCTTGCGTTCAAGGAGTTCACGTTTAAAGGGGGGTTATATGGAGGTGAGTGGGTAGGGCTTCGTTACTTCGAGAAATTCTTTAGTGATTCGCAGAGCATGGTTTTTGTTAAAAATACGCTCATCATTAGTTCTATGAAACTTTTCTTAGCGTTGCCGTTCCCAATTATTTTTGCGTTGCAGATGAACGAGATCAAAAATACAAGGCTCCGGAATGTCTTTCAAGGGATCGCGTATCTTCCGCATTTTTTCTCTTGGGTCGTTGTAATCGGAATGATTCAGCGAATTTTGGCTCCGGATACCGGCTTTCTGAATCAATTCATTGACTCTCTAGGAGGCGATGGCAGCCGATTTTTTATGATGGAAAAGGCATCCTTCTACCCGATCATGTTTTGGAGCTTTATTTGGAAGGAAATTGGTTGGAATTCCATTATCTATTTCGCTGCTATTACGGGAATCAACCCTGCTCTCTATGAAGCGGCGAAGATGGATGGAGCCGGGAAGCTTAGACAGATTTGGCATATTACTTTGCCAGGCATTCGCCCGACGATCCTGATTTTGTTCATCTTATCGCTTGGGAGTATTCTATCCGCAGGCTTTGATCAAATTTATTTACTCAAAACTCCGGGCAACATGGAGCTAGCAGAAACGCTTGATACGTATGTCGTTCGGGTAGGGATGCAGGATTCGCAGTTCGGTTATGCTTCGGCAGTCGGCATGATACAGGGCGTTATCGGCCTTGTTCTTGTAATCGCGGTAAACCAACTATCCCGTAAAAAGTTCAATACTTCATTGTGGTAA